The following are from one region of the Pseudobacteriovorax antillogorgiicola genome:
- a CDS encoding SpoIIE family protein phosphatase — translation MQHRIVQNELKFRWLLIIALVITSLFSLLVYSNVYTIVQNTVSSPINFFTRSALGKSPRLHPMIKIYALDDVSVDFLNRSDMTITEWANVLQGMAESGPSVIYVDKLFSAPQGDGYKHFNETIKAINIPIVSAAYVTETPIHGKSPIALDQALFSLHKAVDRGRFSILEESDEDLEWLTVRPASLYGPHRNIAPALNNLGHAIYHGQGLVEPLIRVRDDKVIPHMSFIGRNKYYLDKGAIYINQQKVPLNREGKILANLVNIDELRGRTFSFKSSIARARRGMSFDSVIKPGQIVVILPAMYTGNTDMVPTPIGYIPGGYVMASLINSAVTGRWLQHIEYEFFYVLGLTLTGIGLGTLTIPILWFAFWISGILGIAGAGILSFSYLEMIFPWEVYTACFFTASLWTFIWNRQIRERTARDDSIKRKERHDAAQAVQESLIPDARDIASIEYSAYYKAAEVTGGDWYGIYQSQDSQRIFLFIGDVTGHGFSSALLTATVAGCIKSTLGEVDENKLSAEESLQLVARRTNQVIYKTGAKAKHLMTMALACIDLQDRSLFYMNAGHRPLFLIRKGAVTTLLQGGSVLGFLEDFFSDVKRYPLQKDDLIFFFTDGLTENEGPNGEILSNRKLKKALKGHNDVYDVVKDLQSMSAGIWQDQEPLDDCTYFAIKILDFTNELDKAPHPEAS, via the coding sequence ATGCAACACCGTATTGTGCAAAATGAGCTAAAATTTCGCTGGCTATTGATCATCGCTCTGGTGATTACCAGCCTATTCAGCTTGCTTGTCTACAGCAATGTTTACACCATCGTTCAGAACACCGTTTCATCACCCATTAACTTTTTCACTCGCTCCGCACTTGGCAAATCTCCAAGACTCCATCCCATGATTAAAATCTATGCCCTCGATGATGTTTCGGTGGATTTCCTCAATCGCAGCGATATGACGATCACCGAATGGGCTAATGTCCTGCAAGGGATGGCTGAGTCTGGGCCGTCAGTTATTTACGTCGATAAATTATTCAGCGCACCCCAAGGAGATGGCTATAAGCACTTCAATGAGACTATAAAAGCCATCAATATTCCCATCGTCAGCGCCGCTTACGTAACTGAAACACCAATCCATGGCAAGTCTCCGATAGCTTTGGACCAAGCTCTTTTTTCCCTTCACAAAGCGGTGGATCGAGGGCGATTTAGCATTCTCGAAGAGTCTGACGAAGATCTGGAGTGGCTTACAGTTCGTCCTGCAAGCCTTTATGGCCCCCACCGCAACATCGCGCCAGCTCTCAACAACCTAGGTCACGCCATTTATCATGGCCAAGGTTTAGTAGAGCCCTTGATTAGGGTTCGGGATGATAAGGTCATCCCCCATATGAGCTTTATCGGCCGCAACAAATACTATCTCGACAAGGGTGCCATTTACATCAATCAACAAAAGGTCCCATTGAATCGTGAGGGCAAGATACTCGCAAACCTTGTAAATATTGACGAACTGCGTGGCCGTACCTTTAGTTTTAAAAGCTCGATCGCGCGGGCCAGACGAGGAATGAGCTTTGATAGTGTCATCAAACCAGGGCAAATCGTGGTGATCTTACCTGCCATGTACACTGGTAACACTGATATGGTTCCTACACCAATCGGTTATATTCCTGGTGGCTATGTCATGGCATCCTTGATCAATAGTGCTGTCACGGGTCGATGGCTACAACACATTGAATATGAGTTTTTCTACGTTTTGGGACTCACCCTTACAGGCATCGGTCTTGGTACTCTGACAATACCGATCCTATGGTTTGCTTTTTGGATATCGGGTATCTTAGGCATCGCCGGCGCCGGCATTCTTTCTTTTTCCTATTTAGAAATGATATTCCCGTGGGAAGTCTATACTGCCTGCTTTTTTACGGCTAGCCTCTGGACATTTATCTGGAATCGCCAGATTAGAGAGCGGACAGCCCGAGACGATTCCATCAAGCGCAAAGAACGTCATGATGCTGCACAAGCGGTGCAGGAGTCTTTGATTCCTGATGCCCGCGACATCGCAAGCATCGAATATTCAGCATACTACAAAGCAGCTGAAGTTACCGGTGGCGACTGGTATGGGATTTACCAATCACAAGATAGTCAGCGAATCTTTCTATTTATCGGCGATGTTACGGGCCATGGTTTTTCATCGGCTCTGCTTACTGCTACAGTGGCAGGCTGTATCAAATCAACGCTCGGTGAAGTTGATGAGAATAAGTTATCCGCTGAAGAGAGTCTTCAGCTAGTAGCTCGTCGTACCAATCAAGTCATCTATAAAACAGGTGCCAAAGCCAAGCACCTCATGACTATGGCTCTAGCATGCATTGACTTGCAAGATCGATCCTTGTTCTACATGAACGCCGGTCATCGCCCCCTCTTTCTCATTAGGAAAGGTGCTGTCACCACGTTGCTACAGGGGGGTTCAGTGCTGGGGTTCCTGGAAGATTTCTTCAGCGACGTCAAGCGCTACCCCTTGCAAAAAGACGATCTCATCTTTTTCTTTACCGATGGCCTGACCGAAAATGAAGGCCCAAACGGTGAGATCCTTTCGAATCGAAAACTCAAGAAGGCCCTCAAAGGCCACAATGATGTCTACGATGTGGTCAAAGACCTGCAATCCATGAGCGCAGGTATCTGGCAGGACCAAGAACCCCTTGATGACTGCACCTATTTTGCAATTAAGATCTTAGATTTTACCAACGAATTAGATAAAGCTCCCCATCCTGAGGCATCTTGA
- a CDS encoding diacylglycerol/lipid kinase family protein codes for MDKVVVLNPHAGDHDRDLESWKELLPWDIRVSQEPGDAGRISRELAENGVPQIIVGGGDGTIREVADSLMSLAKEKRPQLAVLPLGTANDFCKSIHIGPELETAIKAIKEGLSVPLDVIQVTLNDKTFYGMNVACVGFVPEMTKRVSGSDKELWGSLVYALKSVETAQESRCYHLAAQLDGESYEWDSWNIVLGNGRFAGGGVPIAPEAELDDGLLDVYVFNGETKLDFLVEGVLSLLGQHSQSVGVESLKGKSLKLNSDLSLPISLDGELLGEGDVEFQLMTGALDVVVGQKTQ; via the coding sequence GTGGATAAGGTTGTCGTTTTGAATCCCCATGCTGGAGATCACGATCGAGATCTAGAATCTTGGAAAGAATTGTTACCCTGGGACATCAGAGTAAGTCAGGAGCCGGGCGATGCTGGGCGTATCAGTCGCGAACTTGCGGAAAACGGTGTTCCTCAGATTATTGTAGGTGGTGGTGATGGCACCATTCGGGAAGTCGCTGATAGCCTAATGAGCCTTGCGAAAGAGAAACGTCCTCAGCTCGCTGTTCTACCATTAGGCACGGCCAATGACTTTTGTAAATCTATCCATATTGGTCCTGAATTAGAAACTGCGATCAAGGCTATCAAGGAAGGTCTGTCGGTTCCGCTAGATGTGATTCAAGTAACCCTTAATGATAAAACCTTCTATGGGATGAACGTCGCTTGCGTAGGGTTTGTGCCCGAGATGACCAAGCGCGTCAGCGGCAGCGATAAGGAGCTTTGGGGTTCTTTAGTCTACGCTTTGAAAAGTGTCGAAACAGCCCAGGAAAGTCGGTGCTATCACCTAGCAGCTCAGCTTGATGGTGAATCCTATGAATGGGATTCATGGAATATCGTCTTGGGCAATGGGCGATTTGCAGGCGGGGGAGTTCCAATTGCTCCCGAGGCAGAACTTGATGACGGATTGCTGGATGTCTATGTGTTTAATGGTGAAACAAAGCTCGACTTTTTGGTCGAGGGAGTTCTGTCGCTCCTTGGGCAACATAGCCAATCCGTAGGAGTGGAAAGCCTAAAAGGCAAGTCATTAAAACTGAACAGCGATCTGTCGTTACCCATTTCGCTGGATGGCGAGCTACTGGGTGAAGGGGACGTGGAGTTTCAACTCATGACAGGTGCTTTAGATGTTGTGGTGGGTCAAAAGACCCAATGA
- a CDS encoding methyl-accepting chemotaxis protein, translated as MEELGKGFLRMTCFRFIMILLVVYSTRLVAEPQQDCFSCEIKVTDLSEPLDLTGRWLFTNSDQPSHASPEADTSQWTTVMTPGGWEKAYPEQSPYMVGWYRGNFVFAPELIGQKVTILLDAYMGGVEVFLDGKEIYQRGSSNSYEKYFSIQPIPIIFTISQERQVIAFRITTNLMKGVYQLPFTMLSYKNQDDYVSFYQFWGGEFRSLSAFVVGAIGLFFLLIYAKVKSKLYLIAGLSGVSIFPFYGFPSDMFIRHVDPQTLQILHYTGIGSLAMFHGYFAQFFYRFYPWFNRLNFTVNGVLIACFVYFAIDFHHQAFLGVRKFLFIYANIVSYQFIYVLVQAARKNRVAVPLLLGEFIMFACSIHDILLALGLIQSVSLIFFGTLIATSCIMVVASSLFASTYLENKSLLKNIEGVNKNLESIVETRTNELKTKSQAMDHMIHRQSEAVESTVGELNQILETVDQNVGHARASEKEAETSHQIATEGRERVSQMQQSMKEIESAVVSVVEQVRIGNENIETIMTIIKDISQKTTIINDIVFQTKLLSFNASVEAARAGDQGKGFSVVAEEVGNLAQMSGNAAREISALLDRSQTEIHTIVGNSQKQVHELANRSSNTVSKGVELAVRCDEILTELVDRVGTVKNLMASITKAAEEQSEGVHSISETMASLVDQSQEVEAITKKPKKLVA; from the coding sequence ATGGAAGAATTAGGCAAGGGCTTTTTACGCATGACATGCTTTAGATTCATTATGATTCTCTTAGTGGTTTACTCCACGCGCCTCGTCGCAGAGCCACAACAAGACTGCTTCTCGTGCGAGATCAAAGTTACGGATCTCAGTGAGCCCCTTGATTTAACTGGCCGATGGCTGTTTACCAATTCGGACCAGCCAAGTCACGCGTCACCAGAGGCGGATACATCTCAGTGGACAACGGTGATGACTCCAGGAGGCTGGGAGAAGGCTTATCCCGAGCAGAGCCCTTACATGGTAGGTTGGTATCGGGGTAATTTCGTGTTTGCCCCCGAATTGATCGGTCAGAAGGTGACGATCCTCCTGGATGCTTATATGGGTGGGGTGGAAGTCTTTCTCGATGGTAAGGAAATCTACCAACGAGGCTCATCCAACTCCTATGAGAAATATTTTTCGATCCAGCCAATTCCCATCATATTTACCATAAGCCAAGAAAGACAGGTTATCGCTTTTCGCATCACCACAAACCTCATGAAGGGAGTGTATCAATTACCCTTCACTATGCTGTCCTACAAAAACCAAGATGACTATGTATCCTTCTACCAGTTTTGGGGCGGTGAGTTTCGCAGCCTTTCCGCTTTTGTAGTTGGGGCCATTGGACTCTTTTTTCTTCTTATTTACGCTAAAGTAAAATCTAAGCTGTACCTCATAGCTGGTCTTTCAGGAGTGTCCATATTTCCATTCTATGGCTTTCCCAGCGATATGTTTATTCGTCACGTCGACCCGCAAACCTTACAGATTCTCCATTATACCGGAATCGGTTCTTTGGCTATGTTCCATGGCTACTTCGCCCAGTTTTTCTATCGCTTCTATCCATGGTTCAACCGCCTCAACTTCACGGTCAATGGAGTCCTGATTGCATGCTTTGTCTACTTTGCCATCGACTTCCACCACCAAGCTTTTCTTGGGGTTCGGAAGTTTTTGTTTATCTATGCAAATATTGTTTCCTACCAGTTTATCTATGTATTGGTTCAGGCAGCTCGTAAAAATCGTGTTGCTGTACCGTTGTTGCTTGGGGAATTCATCATGTTTGCCTGTTCCATCCATGATATTCTCCTCGCCCTAGGTCTGATCCAATCGGTGAGCCTCATTTTCTTTGGGACGCTCATTGCAACGAGCTGCATTATGGTGGTCGCAAGCAGTCTTTTCGCTTCAACCTACCTCGAAAACAAGTCTCTCCTCAAAAATATCGAAGGGGTCAATAAAAACCTGGAATCGATTGTCGAAACCCGAACCAATGAGCTAAAGACCAAGAGCCAAGCCATGGATCACATGATCCACCGTCAAAGCGAAGCTGTTGAGTCTACTGTGGGTGAGTTGAATCAAATACTAGAAACAGTCGATCAGAATGTCGGTCATGCTAGAGCATCTGAAAAGGAGGCTGAAACCTCTCACCAAATCGCTACGGAAGGTCGGGAGCGAGTGAGTCAGATGCAACAGTCCATGAAGGAAATCGAGAGTGCTGTGGTTTCGGTAGTGGAACAGGTGAGAATTGGCAACGAAAATATCGAAACGATCATGACTATCATTAAGGATATCTCTCAGAAAACTACAATTATCAATGATATCGTTTTCCAGACCAAACTTCTATCATTCAATGCCTCCGTGGAAGCCGCTCGTGCGGGAGACCAAGGTAAAGGTTTTTCAGTGGTCGCGGAGGAGGTCGGCAACCTCGCACAGATGAGCGGTAATGCCGCCCGTGAGATCTCTGCTCTACTGGACAGAAGCCAGACGGAAATCCATACCATCGTGGGAAACTCACAAAAACAAGTCCACGAGCTGGCAAATCGTAGCAGCAACACGGTCTCCAAGGGTGTTGAACTTGCTGTACGGTGCGACGAAATTCTTACAGAACTTGTAGATCGGGTGGGAACTGTAAAGAACCTCATGGCTTCCATTACCAAAGCGGCCGAAGAGCAATCCGAGGGAGTGCATAGTATCTCTGAGACTATGGCTTCCTTGGTGGATCAATCCCAAGAAGTCGAAGCTATAACCAAAAAACCTAAAAAGCTTGTGGCCTAG
- a CDS encoding helix-turn-helix transcriptional regulator, which produces MDELIKKFCDSYSLTNKEQSIVFALVSGYAQSSDLAEEFGISENTVRVHIKNINAKLRTNSKAEILSKFVRYLYTSLKGPELDAKDTPYLQSPHGQNHLEI; this is translated from the coding sequence ATGGATGAGTTGATAAAGAAGTTCTGTGATTCTTACTCCCTGACAAATAAGGAGCAAAGTATTGTCTTTGCACTCGTGTCGGGATACGCGCAAAGTAGCGATCTGGCAGAAGAGTTTGGTATCTCTGAAAACACGGTGCGGGTTCATATCAAGAATATAAACGCCAAGCTCCGGACCAACTCGAAAGCAGAGATCTTATCCAAGTTTGTACGCTATTTGTATACAAGCTTAAAAGGTCCCGAACTTGATGCTAAGGATACGCCCTACCTCCAATCCCCTCATGGTCAAAATCACCTCGAAATCTAG
- the glgP gene encoding alpha-glucan family phosphorylase produces MNQKLPKVAYLCMEYAVNSDIKTYAGGLGILAGDYLKGAKDEQLPIVGVGLKWKQGYTRQHLNDKDRVVDSYENHPYDGFEDTGKSVTVRIRNRDVVCKIWKATDWGVSELYLLDTDVPENADTWITGQLYGWFGEERVAQEMVLGIGGVRALKELGIDVDVYHFNEGHAVLAAIELLQNYKADGLSFEHAWEKTRAKVVFTTHTPVIQGNESHPPELLSYMGAVGDLSQEEVHQLGGTPFNMTVAALQLCRASNGVAQLHGETARKMWAHVEKAPEIIGITNGIHKPTWVDSRIQEAKDHPDLLWDVHMSLKNDLIAFVKERTGQQLDSNKMIIGFARRAVAYKRSNLIFQAGDAVIEALKAGKIQVVFSGKAHPLDDGGKDIVHEIVAFSRQYPGSIVFLEDYDMDIGAMLTRGSDVWLNNPRRPQEACGTSGMKAAMNGVLNLSVLDGWWPEACQHGVNGWAIGDDHVPESFEEQDARDAKFLGETLIQDVLPTYYDDRQKWITMMQESINSVTEPFSVDTMLKSYFEKLY; encoded by the coding sequence ATGAATCAAAAACTACCAAAAGTGGCATATCTTTGCATGGAGTATGCAGTCAACTCCGATATCAAGACCTATGCTGGAGGCCTAGGCATCTTAGCTGGTGACTACCTAAAAGGCGCTAAAGATGAGCAGCTCCCCATAGTTGGTGTGGGCTTGAAGTGGAAGCAAGGCTACACCCGTCAACACCTTAACGATAAGGATCGAGTCGTCGATTCCTATGAGAACCATCCTTACGACGGCTTTGAAGATACCGGCAAGTCTGTCACCGTACGGATCCGCAATCGCGATGTCGTCTGCAAAATCTGGAAGGCTACCGACTGGGGGGTGAGTGAACTGTATCTCCTAGATACCGACGTTCCTGAGAATGCAGATACCTGGATTACTGGCCAACTTTACGGTTGGTTTGGCGAAGAGCGAGTCGCGCAGGAAATGGTACTCGGTATCGGCGGAGTTCGCGCCTTGAAGGAGCTCGGAATAGATGTGGATGTCTATCATTTCAACGAAGGTCACGCAGTACTGGCAGCGATCGAACTGCTACAAAACTACAAAGCCGATGGGTTGAGTTTTGAGCACGCTTGGGAGAAGACCAGAGCAAAGGTTGTTTTTACAACCCACACTCCGGTCATCCAGGGCAATGAATCCCATCCTCCTGAACTCCTAAGCTACATGGGTGCTGTTGGCGATCTTAGCCAGGAGGAAGTTCATCAGTTAGGGGGAACTCCATTTAATATGACGGTTGCTGCACTTCAACTTTGCCGTGCATCCAATGGTGTCGCCCAGCTCCACGGAGAAACCGCTCGTAAGATGTGGGCTCATGTGGAAAAGGCCCCGGAAATCATCGGCATTACCAACGGTATTCACAAACCGACTTGGGTGGATTCCAGAATTCAAGAAGCCAAGGATCATCCCGATCTACTTTGGGACGTTCACATGAGTCTTAAAAACGATCTCATTGCGTTCGTGAAAGAAAGAACAGGCCAGCAGCTCGATTCAAATAAAATGATCATCGGCTTTGCTCGCCGAGCCGTAGCTTATAAACGCTCCAACTTAATCTTTCAGGCTGGCGATGCAGTGATTGAAGCTCTGAAAGCAGGCAAGATTCAGGTGGTATTTTCTGGTAAGGCCCACCCACTCGATGATGGCGGTAAAGACATTGTTCACGAGATCGTTGCTTTCTCCCGCCAATATCCTGGCAGTATCGTCTTCCTCGAAGACTACGATATGGATATTGGTGCCATGCTGACCCGAGGATCTGATGTTTGGCTCAATAACCCCCGCCGACCACAAGAAGCCTGTGGCACATCTGGCATGAAAGCTGCCATGAATGGTGTTCTGAATCTTAGCGTTCTTGATGGCTGGTGGCCTGAAGCTTGTCAGCACGGTGTCAACGGCTGGGCAATCGGCGACGATCATGTTCCAGAGTCTTTTGAAGAACAGGATGCCCGGGATGCAAAGTTTTTAGGTGAAACCTTGATCCAGGACGTACTTCCAACTTATTACGACGATCGTCAGAAATGGATTACCATGATGCAAGAAAGCATCAACTCTGTTACGGAACCGTTCAGCGTTGATACCATGCTTAAGTCTTACTTTGAAAAACTCTACTAG
- a CDS encoding 7TM diverse intracellular signaling domain-containing protein: MIKQLGLWLVLSSKLLGAEPISINHESFNGQNFGLEASWLIGELSFDQVRSSDAKFFRSDRDLNSFGFSAKTLWAKYQFENSANQPRTFYIFDNLIQNLRIQVYKNQQLLGELYPHDSLRKRIIPVQLEANTTATIYIRKDIEGPLRQTWTFWNNRDALHHRMMSYERNWGVVIAVFAMSLFFNAILFTVYRSRVYIFYSAYILTFAFSATVQWSMFPLPHADHWFMAAGVLCQMMIALFSLDFLDIDQRHPIFRRAMLIVVGIDFLVLPLAVFNLIALTRIMVVTVSLGSVLGLVLALMIFIQERKSHQLIYTVGFGVMLAGSVVQALVWRGFLPQFSEHFLWYAGMLENVIMIYAIAIRIANTEKDRVHVLESMNHSYAQLAKVFYPHQIELMEAGQPLEASMPIGSGDACVISFDIAGSSLIAAPGTQDFFRAVFAECGEIMMANYRQQPLQANAFRIKEMGDGFLCTVGFPFQSPHDNIFVAASDLALDFLQAFCKGLEAFDYDQAVYCGLGIAYGPVEGFYPKSPPIEYDLFGRGLVLATRYEQLRKLVLKALKVQSNIVILQDTVYRALPPEKQAAFKKFSLLEHNIVVRNDKGAQFIYYQLISQQGGLELNMKSAV; the protein is encoded by the coding sequence ATGATCAAACAACTAGGCCTTTGGCTAGTGCTCAGTAGCAAGCTCCTTGGCGCTGAGCCCATCTCAATCAACCATGAAAGCTTTAATGGCCAAAACTTCGGCCTTGAAGCCTCTTGGCTTATTGGGGAATTGAGCTTTGACCAAGTTCGTTCTTCTGATGCCAAGTTTTTCAGGAGCGACCGAGACCTCAACTCGTTCGGCTTCTCAGCCAAGACTCTATGGGCAAAATATCAGTTTGAAAACTCTGCAAACCAGCCCAGGACGTTTTACATCTTTGATAACCTCATTCAAAACCTTCGAATTCAAGTTTACAAGAACCAGCAACTCCTTGGGGAACTATACCCTCATGATAGCCTTCGCAAACGAATCATTCCTGTCCAGTTGGAAGCAAATACTACAGCAACCATCTATATTCGTAAGGATATCGAAGGCCCTCTGCGGCAAACCTGGACTTTTTGGAATAATAGAGACGCACTCCACCATAGGATGATGAGTTATGAGCGAAACTGGGGCGTGGTTATCGCCGTCTTCGCCATGAGCCTATTCTTTAATGCCATACTATTTACTGTCTATCGATCTCGTGTCTATATCTTCTACTCGGCCTATATTTTGACCTTTGCTTTTTCAGCCACCGTTCAGTGGAGCATGTTTCCCTTGCCACACGCTGATCACTGGTTCATGGCTGCTGGGGTGCTTTGCCAGATGATGATCGCCCTATTCAGCCTCGATTTTCTGGATATCGATCAACGGCACCCAATTTTTCGTCGAGCCATGCTTATAGTTGTCGGCATTGATTTTCTGGTTTTACCCTTGGCCGTATTCAATCTCATTGCCCTGACTAGGATCATGGTGGTAACTGTCAGCCTAGGTTCGGTCCTTGGCTTAGTTTTAGCCCTGATGATATTTATTCAGGAGCGCAAGTCTCACCAACTCATTTATACCGTTGGTTTTGGAGTCATGTTAGCTGGATCGGTGGTTCAAGCTCTGGTGTGGCGGGGTTTTCTACCTCAATTTTCAGAGCACTTCCTATGGTATGCTGGAATGCTGGAGAATGTGATCATGATCTATGCGATAGCCATCAGAATCGCCAACACCGAAAAGGATCGAGTTCACGTTTTAGAAAGCATGAATCATAGCTATGCACAGCTGGCAAAGGTTTTTTACCCTCACCAAATCGAACTGATGGAAGCTGGACAGCCACTAGAGGCTAGCATGCCCATAGGCTCTGGGGACGCCTGCGTCATCAGCTTCGACATTGCTGGAAGCTCTTTGATTGCCGCACCTGGTACCCAGGACTTTTTCCGGGCGGTTTTTGCCGAATGCGGTGAGATCATGATGGCAAACTATCGGCAACAGCCCCTACAAGCCAATGCCTTTCGGATCAAAGAAATGGGCGATGGTTTTCTGTGTACCGTAGGATTTCCCTTTCAAAGTCCTCATGACAACATCTTTGTGGCAGCGTCCGACCTCGCTCTAGACTTCTTGCAAGCCTTTTGTAAGGGACTTGAAGCCTTCGACTATGATCAAGCCGTCTACTGCGGGTTGGGGATCGCCTATGGCCCCGTCGAGGGATTCTACCCAAAATCTCCCCCAATCGAATATGATCTCTTTGGTCGCGGACTCGTGCTAGCGACTCGTTACGAACAACTGAGAAAGCTAGTACTCAAAGCGCTCAAGGTTCAATCGAACATTGTGATTCTCCAGGACACCGTCTACCGGGCCCTGCCTCCTGAGAAGCAGGCGGCCTTTAAGAAGTTTAGCCTTCTTGAGCACAACATCGTGGTACGAAACGACAAAGGCGCGCAATTCATTTATTATCAACTGATATCACAGCAAGGTGGATTAGAACTGAACATGAAGTCCGCCGTCTAG
- a CDS encoding SDR family oxidoreductase, producing the protein MFELNQKVALVTGASRGIGEAIAQGFAKSGAKVILVSRKEDGLKVVQDKIQKDGGEALIKTCNTGEMSDIKELFSFVRDQVGQLDILVNNAATNPHFGPAIEVDEGIYDKTMDVNLKGSFFMCQQGALLMKDRGGSIINVASVNGVRPAPMQGVYSITKAGIIAMTQVFAKELAGLKIRVNALLPGLTDTKFASAITQNESILKQILPLIPQGRVAQPSEMIGAALYLASEASSYTTGTILNVDGGYLA; encoded by the coding sequence ATGTTTGAACTGAATCAGAAGGTTGCCTTGGTTACAGGCGCAAGCCGTGGCATTGGCGAAGCTATTGCCCAGGGCTTTGCAAAATCTGGTGCCAAAGTCATTCTTGTAAGCCGAAAGGAAGATGGGCTCAAAGTCGTACAGGATAAAATTCAAAAAGACGGCGGTGAGGCTCTCATAAAAACCTGCAACACAGGGGAGATGAGCGACATCAAAGAGCTGTTTAGCTTCGTTCGCGATCAGGTAGGCCAGCTGGATATTCTGGTCAATAATGCTGCCACCAACCCCCATTTTGGCCCTGCAATCGAAGTCGATGAGGGAATCTACGATAAAACCATGGATGTGAACTTGAAAGGCAGCTTCTTCATGTGCCAGCAAGGGGCTTTGCTTATGAAAGATCGTGGGGGCAGCATAATTAATGTAGCATCTGTGAACGGCGTTCGACCAGCCCCCATGCAAGGCGTCTATTCGATCACTAAAGCTGGCATTATCGCCATGACTCAAGTCTTCGCAAAGGAGTTAGCAGGGCTTAAAATTCGCGTCAATGCTCTACTTCCAGGTTTGACAGACACTAAATTTGCGTCTGCCATCACTCAGAACGAATCTATCCTCAAACAGATTCTGCCACTGATTCCCCAGGGCCGCGTTGCACAGCCATCAGAAATGATTGGTGCAGCATTGTATTTGGCAAGCGAAGCCTCATCCTATACCACAGGTACCATCCTCAATGTGGACGGCGGCTATCTCGCCTAG
- a CDS encoding HU family DNA-binding protein: MIATLAEKHELPKKQLGEVFSSLFEEIVPAELKKHKKFNLFSFVKFSEKKKPARKARMGVNPFTGEKMKFKAKPASKTVKAVSLKKLKELI, from the coding sequence ATCATAGCGACTCTCGCTGAGAAGCACGAGCTTCCCAAAAAGCAGTTGGGCGAAGTATTCTCATCATTGTTCGAAGAAATCGTACCTGCAGAACTAAAAAAGCACAAAAAGTTTAATCTTTTCTCTTTTGTTAAGTTCTCAGAAAAGAAGAAACCAGCTCGCAAGGCACGGATGGGTGTGAACCCTTTCACGGGCGAGAAGATGAAGTTCAAGGCAAAGCCTGCTTCAAAAACTGTAAAAGCGGTATCATTGAAGAAGCTCAAAGAGCTCATCTAA
- a CDS encoding M43 family zinc metalloprotease — protein MVNQYVAQALCLTVIMIFSSGFRIQQDLKWDINENDPTVWLDVDAAVLAFTFSNSDFDDGYDALTGVAAENQARVVIQEIINDYNNISTSYLRLALPDAPATEDSAVSTFDLPGRTIKIVFGSPSALGASGYATYSGSAYIDECTVTLSETALSSAQEFKATLTHELGHCMTLDHTHADRDSIMSYNRTSGMHRLGVDEKIAMTYLYPTDDDYAEEVATLGLSCSRL, from the coding sequence ATGGTAAATCAATATGTAGCTCAGGCTTTGTGTCTTACTGTGATTATGATTTTTTCAAGTGGCTTTCGGATTCAACAGGACCTCAAATGGGACATCAATGAGAATGACCCCACCGTCTGGCTTGATGTCGATGCTGCTGTTCTGGCTTTTACCTTTAGCAATAGCGATTTTGATGACGGCTACGATGCTCTCACTGGGGTTGCCGCTGAGAATCAAGCCCGTGTCGTTATCCAAGAAATCATCAACGATTATAATAATATATCGACATCGTACCTTCGTCTCGCCCTGCCTGATGCTCCGGCAACAGAAGACAGTGCGGTATCCACTTTTGATCTGCCAGGGAGAACCATAAAGATTGTATTTGGAAGTCCTTCAGCATTGGGTGCCTCAGGCTATGCCACTTACTCAGGTTCCGCCTATATCGACGAATGTACAGTAACCCTTTCTGAGACTGCCCTTAGCAGTGCTCAGGAATTCAAAGCGACATTGACACACGAGCTTGGGCATTGCATGACCTTGGATCACACCCATGCGGATCGGGACTCCATTATGAGCTACAATCGCACTTCTGGCATGCATCGCCTTGGTGTTGATGAGAAGATCGCTATGACTTATCTCTATCCCACAGATGACGACTACGCTGAGGAAGTGGCGACTTTGGGGCTAAGCTGTAGCCGACTCTGA